The Zavarzinella sp. genome includes a window with the following:
- the purQ gene encoding phosphoribosylformylglycinamidine synthase I, whose protein sequence is MAVPNVLILRAPGTNCDLEADFAFQQAGANTERIHIQRLREKPALLHDFQILMLPGGFSYGDDVAAGKILAAQLAHFLSDELRKFRDQEKLILGVCNGFQVLLKAGLLIPADEEGPVATLAHNTSGKFEDRWVHLSVQPGNCPFLKDLNHMYVPIAHGEGNFVCRKEWILKGLEHVGQLCLRYSTPSGGPTNGYPDNPNGSQGDVAGMCDPTGRVLGLMPHPERFILPTQHPRWTREGLKEHGEGLPLFRNAVEYFQ, encoded by the coding sequence ATGGCCGTCCCCAATGTCTTAATTCTGCGTGCACCTGGTACCAATTGCGATCTCGAAGCCGACTTCGCCTTCCAACAGGCGGGTGCGAATACCGAACGCATCCACATTCAGCGGCTGCGGGAAAAACCTGCTTTGCTCCACGATTTTCAGATTCTCATGCTGCCTGGGGGCTTCAGTTACGGTGATGATGTGGCTGCGGGCAAAATTCTGGCCGCACAGCTTGCCCATTTTCTCAGCGACGAACTCCGAAAGTTCCGCGATCAGGAAAAATTGATTCTCGGTGTCTGTAACGGCTTTCAGGTGCTGCTCAAGGCGGGCCTGTTGATCCCAGCCGATGAAGAGGGCCCGGTTGCCACGCTCGCCCACAATACATCGGGCAAATTTGAAGATCGGTGGGTGCACCTCTCGGTGCAACCCGGAAATTGCCCATTTCTCAAAGACCTGAACCATATGTATGTGCCGATTGCCCATGGTGAAGGGAACTTTGTTTGTCGTAAAGAGTGGATTCTGAAGGGGTTAGAGCATGTTGGCCAGCTTTGCCTGCGGTACAGCACCCCTAGTGGTGGGCCAACGAATGGCTATCCGGATAATCCCAATGGCTCGCAGGGCGACGTGGCCGGGATGTGCGACCCGACAGGTCGGGTTCTGGGCCTGATGCCGCACCCCGAACGCTTTATTCTGCCCACCCAGCACCCACGCTGGACGCGGGAAGGTCTCAAAGAACATGGCGAAGGGCTGCCTCTGTTCCGCAACGCGGTGGAGTATTTTCAATGA
- the nadC gene encoding carboxylating nicotinate-nucleotide diphosphorylase, producing the protein MNSPNAHLTKLVELALQEDLSTVGDLTSQLFIAPDQVGSAQFVSRRTGIVAGWHVLAEVFRQVDPQLLFQPVLTEGSTMEPGQVIATVTGSVRSILGAERTALNFLQRLCAIATLTRTYVEKLAGLPVQILDTRKTTPGWREIEKHAVRMGGGSNHRMGLYDGILIKDNHLAAIAGSKLEKLAQLQPLIEQARQSHPGITIEVEVDTIDQFQVVLPMKPDIILLDNMPVNILKRCVQIRNEQNSSTLLEASGGITLETLHQIALTGVDRISTGALTHSVKNLDIGLDYLL; encoded by the coding sequence ATGAATTCGCCCAACGCCCACCTGACAAAACTGGTTGAACTGGCACTGCAGGAAGATCTTTCAACCGTGGGAGACCTCACCAGCCAACTGTTTATCGCACCAGATCAGGTGGGGAGTGCCCAGTTTGTTTCCAGAAGAACTGGAATCGTTGCTGGCTGGCACGTCCTGGCGGAGGTTTTTCGGCAGGTCGATCCGCAACTTCTTTTTCAGCCAGTACTTACGGAAGGTTCCACCATGGAACCCGGCCAGGTGATTGCCACGGTGACAGGTTCTGTCCGCTCCATCCTGGGTGCGGAGCGTACCGCACTCAACTTTTTGCAGAGATTGTGCGCAATCGCCACGCTCACAAGAACTTACGTCGAAAAGTTGGCAGGATTACCAGTCCAGATCCTGGATACGCGAAAAACCACCCCAGGCTGGCGTGAAATTGAAAAACATGCGGTCCGGATGGGTGGCGGCAGCAATCATCGCATGGGACTTTATGATGGAATTCTCATTAAAGATAACCATCTCGCAGCGATTGCGGGCAGCAAACTGGAAAAACTGGCCCAGTTACAGCCACTGATCGAGCAGGCCAGGCAATCCCACCCTGGGATCACAATAGAAGTGGAAGTGGACACCATCGACCAGTTTCAAGTGGTGCTGCCCATGAAACCGGACATCATTCTGTTGGACAATATGCCAGTGAACATCCTGAAGCGGTGCGTGCAGATCCGAAACGAACAAAATAGCAGCACCTTACTGGAAGCATCAGGCGGGATCACGCTGGAAACACTACACCAAATTGCACTGACTGGTGTGGATCGCATCAGCACCGGTGCCCTGACCCACTCCGTAAAAAATCTGGATATCGGCCTCGATTATTTGCTGTAA